TTGGCTGACGTTTTAACGATTCCAACAAACCTTGCTGGGCTTCCTGGAATTTCGCTGCCCTGCAAACACGATTCGCAAGGACTACCGATTGGCTTTCAACTCATCGGCCCGGCCTTCAGCGAATCACTGATGCTCAGGGTATCACAGGCATTCATGAAAGAAGTTGGCTACGACACAACTCAGAAAATTGCACGCTAGGAAGAATAACGATAACGGATTTGATATGACAACTGAATTTGAAACTGTAATTGGCTTAGAAGTACATGTGCAGTTAAAAACTGATAGTAAAATTTTTGCTGCTTCAGGGACAACAGCTGGACTTGCACCAAATACTTTAACTGATCCTGTCACACTCGGCCTACCGGGCTGTTTGCCGGTATTGAATAAGCGTGCCGTCGAGTATGCAATTAAGCTTGGACTAGCTACGAATTGCTCCATTGCCAAGCAGAGCATTTTTGCACGCAAACATTATCTCTACCCAGATTTGCCCAAAGGCTATCAAATTTCTCAGTATGAAGAGCCCATTTGCACAAAAGGTTCACTTGAAATTTCTGTCGTTGATCAGAAAAAAACAATTGGGATCACACGCATCCATATGGAAGAAGATGCCGGAAAAAACGTGCATCAAGACTATTCTGGCTACTCAATTGTCGACTTAAATCGAGCTGGAGTGCCGCTGCTCGAAGTAGTTTCTGAACCAGATCTTAGGTCATCAGCTGAAGCTGGTGCCTATATGCGACGGCTGCGACAAATTGTGCGTTACCTAGATGTATCGGATGGCAATATGGAAGAAGGAAGCCTGCGTTGCGACGCTAACGTTTCAGTGCGCTTACGGGGGACAAAAGAGTTCGGCACAAAAGTTGAAATTAAAAACATCAACTCATTTAAATTTGTTGAGCGCGCAATTGACTTTGAAGTCGCTCGTCAGATTGAGGCAATTAAAAATAATCAAGCAATTGTCCAGGAAACAAGACTTTGGGATGAAACTAAACAGGAAACTCGGACAATGCGCACCAAGGAATACGCGCAGGATTACCGCTATTTCCCAGACCCAGATCTTACCCCACTGGTGATCAGCGACAACTGGATTGAACGAGTGCGCGCAAGCTTGCCGGAACTACCTACCCAGGTCTTTACGCGACTAAAGACAATGTATGGAATTGAAGACGACTTGGCAGAAATTCTTACGCAAGAACGGATGGTTGCGACATACTTTGATCAGGCAGTAGCCGCGCATCGCAATGCTCCGGCCTTGGCAAATTGGATCACCACTGAATTATTTGGGCGCCTGAATAAGGAAGGGATTAACTTTGAGGACAACCCTGTTAGCCCAGAAAACTTAGCTGGCTTAGTGCGCCTGATTGATGAAGGCATTATTTCTGGAAAAATCGCAAAAACAGTTTTTGATGAAATGTTCTTAACTGGAGCAGCACCAAATTCAATCGTTGATAAAAAGAACTTACGTCAAAATAGTAACGTCGGAGAGATTGAAAAAACAATTGATGCGATTTTAGCTGCCAATCAAGAGAATGTCAGTGCCTACCGTTCTGGCAAAACCAAGCTGTTTGGATTCTTTGTTGGGGAGATTATGAAGCAAACTCAAGGCAAAGCTAATCCAAAAGTCGTTAACGATATCTTGACCGCTAAGCTCAAGGGTTAAAACCCAAAATTTGCCTCTGATTGTAAGGAGCTGAAAGTAACCCTTTCGGCTTCGCTACTCTCGGTCTGCCCCTGCGGCCGTGTTAATCTGTTCGCATCTCGTGTCATGTATGGACTTTTTAAGTGCTATTCTGATTGTCTCTGGGTGGGGAGAGGTTTTCAGAAATGGCTCGCCCTCGGCCAAACTCACCTGCTAACTACCAGCAAGCGCGGCAATGACCTTAGACGTGAGCAGACTGCCATGCGTGACGACCTTTTCGTCGGATTCGCGTAGGCGGAAAAAATTACTCGAGATCGGGCTTAAGCAGGGCCGCCTTAAAGCATTCGCCAAAAAGATTTAAAGATTTGTCTTAATCCTTGGGCTAAGGCTTGGTCTTTAATATTCAGTGCGTAATGCGGGCGATTTCGGGATGAAATTAAAACTAGATAATCACCAATTGCCCAAATAGTGCTTTCGAAGACTTCTGGTGAATCCTGCAAATATTTCACTGTGCGCTCTTTGATTTTTCCCCGAAGTTCTCGTTCGGGCGCTGCGTCATTTGAAATCGCTCGGTAAATCTCTCCAGGCTTACGCTTGTCCCAAGTATATTTCAGCCAATCCGGATACTGAACAACAAATGTATGATCTTGAAATCCCCACCATGTTTTGTCTGTACGCATAATGCTTTCCTGCCATACAGGAAAAAGTTCATAGAGCATCGCATGCACATTGGCCTTGCCTTCGAAAAATCTTAATTTAGGGAGATTAAGAATCGTGCGCTTAAAGATTGGCTCCAAAGTTTTTTGTAAATCAGTGGCAGCTTTCTTTTTACGCATGAATACTTCTTCTTGATCTTCAATCATGGCAAATAAAGACGAAGGTGCATTGGCAATAAAAAAGCTGGATTGACCTTTTTTCTCAGTCGAAACGACACCGCGCTTAGTTAAGCCTTCAAGCACAGAGTATGCTGTAGTGCGTGGGAGTTTATTGCGTTTAGCGAGATTTTGAGCTGTAGCCTTACCGACTTCAAGTAAATCTAGATAGATCTGGATTTCATTTGCACTAAACCCAAGTTCGCGAAGTTGCTCAATAGCCATATGTTGACGATATATGGTCGTCAATTTTTATTCAAGTAAAATCAGCTAATTAGCTATATTTTTATTAATTTTGACGAACATCGCTCAAGCAGAATTTTTAAATTCCTTAATAATTAAGGCCATGAAAACTAGATCCCACTCTGCAAGCATAGTCATTTTTTCTACAATTTTATTCTTCAGCCGAATAGCATCCGCTCACCCCATTAATCTACAGTTAGGCAATCCTAAAAAGATAAAAATTGGCGTGATTGCTCCACTTAGCGGCGATGTTTCTGCCTGGGGTCTAGATGTAAGAAATAGTTTACTCTTTGCTGTGCAAAAACTTGCGCATGAAAAAATTGAGTTTGTCTTCGAAGATGACAAATGTCTCGGAAAGGATGCAGTAACTGCTGCTCATAAATTAGTGAGCGTTGATAAGGTTGATTTTGCCATGGTTGTTTGCACAGAATCAATGCTGGCAACTGCTCCAATTTTTGAAGCGAATAAAATTATTGTAATTACCCCAGTTGCTACTGGAGATAAAGTCTCAGCTGCAGGAGATTATATTTTTCGCACTTGGCCGAGCGATGCTTTAGCCGCACAATTGTTAGTCAGCACTGTCGCTAAAAAACACCAACGTTTTGGAACGATCACTGAAAGCCGGGGCTTTCCCGAAGAATTCAGTCAAGCACTTCACCAAGCTGCGGCACCAACAAACTTAAAAATTTTCGATCAAGCTTTTCTCTCTGAAGCTACAGATTATAAAGTGCCCTTACTTAAACTAAAAACGCAAAATGTCAGTGGAATTTTGATTAATACCAACTCAGTTCGCATATATATTAATATTTTAAAGCAAATCTCTGAACTAAATTGGAAAATTCAAATCTATGGCGTGTATATGCCAGGTAACCCGACTTTTATTAAACTTACCGGGCAACTTGCAGAAGGAATTATTTACGTTGATGCGCCGGCGTTAACTATAAATTTATCCGATCATGGTCGCACAATTTATCAGGAATTTCTTCATACCTATGGACCACTACAGAGCTCGGATTTTGTGTTTGCCTCAACATATGAAGCCTTAAAATTGATTATTGAAAATTCCCTGGCAACAAATGACATTAGAAATGTGCTTTATGCGCAAAATTTTTCCGGGATTTTTGGCAAATATTCCTTCGATCGAAATGGCGACATTGAAAATATCAAGCACCAACTAAAAATTATTCGTCATAGTCAACCAGTTTTGTTTTCCCCGTATTGACAATGACAATTTTACTGTTTTTGGGAATTAAATCTTGAAACTGGAGCAGCAAAGCCAATCCAGCCAATCCCGAAGCCTCCCCTTGAATGCCTTGCACTTGTGCAAGGCTAAGAGCCTGGTCAATAAATACTTCCTCTACTAAATGTACGTCTGATTTTACTCCACAAAACCCGGCGGCACGATAAGTTCTAATCCATTGCTGATCAAAGCGAGCAAAGGGCAGGTGTGGTGAATAAAGTTTATTAGCTTTCGATTGGGCATTGTTGGTAGTTGCGCCATAAAAATTACAATTTCGAACAATTTCAATTGAACCCGAGAACCGCGGGTCGTGACTGCGGCCCAAAACCTCTTTTTTAGCAACGTTCAAAATGTTTTCATATAAGTGCCCTGTACCAAATGGAATGAAACAATACTCGGGATTATTATTGAGGATTTCATAACTGAGCCAATCATAGAATCGCGTACTAGGATCGAGCGCATCACTTGAAGTAATATCAAAGCCCTGTTGGTTATCAGTTAATTCTAAAATTTCAGTGCTGCTTAGTGGCTTCGTGCTTAGGTCTGTTTGATAAATTAAGCAGCCAGTTTTTTTTAAGCTCTGATAAATTCGAGGATCAAGTCTAAAATCTACTAAGACTCGTAATGCAGGTAATTCGTATGCACTTAATAAATTTTGAATTGCAACTGCTGCTGATCCAGAAGAAATAATCGACATCGCAGGGAGGTACTCTAATACTCCGCGCTGTTTAGAGATCAGCAAATTTCGATAAGTAACAATTATTTCCCAGGCCATCCGATCCTTGTGGGTGCCTGTTAAGTTTTCATTTTCGTTTTTTATCCAGAGATTAGTAAAACCAGGAACGTGCAATCGCGTAGTAGTTGTTGCTGGAAACATCGGAGCATACGGAGGGTATTCAGGTTGCGCAGGGTCATTTTCTGAGCCCACATGAATTTTTGCTAAAATCTCTTGTTCTTTTAAGGTTAAACTCATTGTACAATCTTGGCTTGCGCCAACTCAAACATATTTTGATGCCCCAGGTCATTGGCATGTAGCCCATCCTGATAGAGCAAGCGTTGATAATCAAGTTTTGACCACGCAGAGAATAAATCAATGCTTAAGCAATTTTCTACTTTTGCAGTCTCGATTACCTGCTGACAATATAACTCTGCATCAGCTAGCAAATAATAGGAATCTGTATTTACGAAAGGAGTAGTTTTTGTTTGGTCAAAGGGAAAACCATTGATTACAAGTGTTTCACAAATTGCTTTTGCAGACTTAAGGATTTGCCTCAGTTTTGCCATTTGCTGATCAAGCGCTACTAGCATCTCCTGATCTGGACTAGAGACCCTGCGAATTTCATTATAACCTGCATAGACGATGATTAAGTTTGGTTTGCGCTGCGGAACTTCTTTGCTGAAGCGCTCAGCCATGCCCGTTAAAGTGTCTCCAAAAATTCCTAGATTGTAGACAAAATTTCTGTCGCCCTGAGACTGATGCCAACGCTTAATTCGTTCTAAAAATCCCCCTGCACTATCCCCATACCCGTAGATAGTGCTTGCACCAAATCCGACAATTCTTTTGAACTGAGCCTGTGCCATATTCCCGCAATTATTCCTCGGAATTAATCAACCAGTCATTTCTGACACTCTCTGGTTTATCAATAAAATGCAGCTCGACTTTAGTTTTTAACTCGGAAATTAAAGACATTGCCTCTACTTGCTGGTCTTTTATCACTAAAAGCACTAATTCTCCTCTGTCTGGATTGAGCGTGCGGACAATGCCTAAGCCTTCATGGGCTTCGACCACAGATTTGATATAAACTATATCCTCTGTGCGGACTTTTAAATAAATCGGTATGCACTCTTGGTTCATATTTTTACTTTACTTTGTGTTGATGGATTATGCTTCAAATTTTTAGAAAAAACAAAAACTCAATTGGTGCCTTTATTGTTATCGGAATGTGCACAGTCTTGATGGCGGGCTTTGGCATTAACCCCTTTGATCATGCCCCCAAACAACAAGTGCTGGCCTCGATTCAAGGAAAGGAAATCCCAGTCAGTGATTTTCGTAAAGAATTAGAACGCACTTCTGCACTTTATCGTCGTCAATTTGGTCAGGCATTTGACTCCTTCCGTAAGCAGTTCGATCTACCTCGACAAGTACTAAATCGAATGATCGAAGAACAGGCCGTTGATAGCTTTATTCAGCAAGCGAAACTTTCAGCGAGTACTCAGCAAATTGAAAAGCGAATTCTTGCACTTCCTATTTTCAATGGTAACTATAATGAAGCTACATTTAAAAACTACTTACGTAGCGTTGGCTTAACAGAATATGGTCTAGAGGAAGCGTTACGCAAAGAAATTGTTCGTGAAGAGCTAAGTAAAATGATTAGCGATCTAACCTGGTTTGGTGACCGCGAGATTAAGTCTGCCTTTCTACAATCAAATAAAAGCTACACTATTAAAACTGCAAGTATTCAAGCCAATGCCCTGGAAAGTAAAATTACCGTAACTGACGATGCCCTGAGAAGTTATTATGACTTAAATGGAAAGGACTACGAAGTACCCGATCAAGTCTCATTGCGCTTTGTGCGACTTAATCCAGAAATTTTTCATCAGGCAGTGCCAATTAGTGAGCAGGATCTAGCCGATCTTTATGCCGAAGAAGAATCACGCTTTGCCGTTCCTGCAGAATTGCAATTAAGGAAAATCTTTTTAAAACTCACTGACGATCAAAAACCATCGGAAGTAGAGAAATTATTTAATCTTGAAAAGAAATCAGATCAAGACACTGACCAAGTCGAACAATCTGCTGTAAAACCTATTGACAAGTTACGCGACCGCGCAAAGAAAATTGTTGAGCAACTGCGCAACGGGAAAGACTTTGTGGAAACAGTTCTGGCTGAGTCTTCAGACAGTGCTGATAAAAATAATCAAGGCCTCTTGCCTTTTTCAACATACGAAGCACTCGATAAAACTACTCTCAAAGCAGTTGAAGAACTAATCGCAGGCGAAATCAGCGAACCAGTTGAGACTAAAGAAGGAATTAGTATCTATAAAGTCGAAGCAATTAAAGCTAAGCGACAAAAGTCAATCGAAGAAGTGAAGCCCGAGTTAACACTTAAACTCCAAGAGCGGGAAGCTCCGCTATATTTGCAGATCGAAGCGGACAAACTCTTGACCGCATGGTTAAAAGACCCAGAGCAAAAACTTGAGGATTTTATCCAAGCAAAAGCCAACTCCGACCAACGCTTAAAGAGTTTAAAAGTGATTAGTAGCGCTGGCCTAGTCAGTGAAAAAACGCGCGCTAGTGAAATTCCAGCTGAATTGCTTGAAGCAACTTTAAACCTAAAAGCTGGAGATAAAAAGAAGCTCGAGCTTGGCGCGGCAGTTTATTTTGTTGAAATTCTCGAAACAAAGGACCGTTTTATCCCAGAACTGGCAGAAGTCCGAACTCAGGTTGAGGCGGCATACCGTAAAGAACAATCTAAAAAGCTTGCCGAACAAGAGGCGCGTGATTTAATCGCAAAACTAAAAAATGCTAAAACAGAAAATTTAGCCAACCTCTTTCAAACTCAAGCAAGTCAGCAAGGATTTACACTTGATTCCCAAACAGAGGTTTCAAGAAACAAGGAAGGTCAAGGCATTTGGGCAAATACAAAACTCCGTGATGCGGTGTTTAGTTTGTCTGCGACTAATCCGCTAAGTTCTAAACCAACCATTCTAGCTGATGCCTACTATGTGCTTTTCCTCGAGCGTGAAATTGCTGCGGATCAGGCACAGTTTGCCGAGCAGGCAAAAACTTTACGTGAGGCTGCACAAACTGCAAGTAACTCCCAAGTCAGTGGGCTCATGACCGCCTCACTTCGTGCAGATTTAAATGTGGTTGTCGATGAGAAAATGCTGGGGCAATACAGTAAATAGGCAGAATCATGGACCAAGTCCTAATTCATGAACTCGAAGTCTGGGCCAAGGTTGGTTGTTCAAAACTTGAGCGCGCGAATACTCAAAAACTATTGATTTCTGTAACCGCCTTTGTAGCTGAGGGCGCGGCAATACAGTCAAACAATTTAGCTGAAACTGTTTGTTACTTTAAGCTGAGCCACGACATACTTGAACTTGGCACAAAAGGAGAATGGCCTTTAATTGAACAGCTTGGAGCTGATATTGTTAAGCTTAGTTTTGAAAACTTCCCTGCAATCAGAAAAATTCAAGTTAAAATACAAAAATTCTCAGTTCCGCAAGCTTGCTGGGTGGGAATTGAACTTGTTCGCGAAAGAAATTAGGCAGTACTCAGTGCAAGATGTTTGACCTTAATTTGATCACAACAAGCGGTTATTCCTGGATCAGACGACAGCAAAAACTAGTTGTTAAGGCGACACTCCAGGCTCAGAGTTCGGAAAGTAATTCGCTGTATGGGTCTTTTATTACCCTAGGTGAGCAATTACTTCCCTTTTATAACATCAAAGCAGAGACAGTTAACGATCTTCGTGGACGCCCCGATCCCAGTGGAAAATCAAAAGAAAACTTAATCTATGTAGAGGGAAAGATTGAAGACCGCCCTTACAGCTTTAGTCTGAGCACTAGCTTCAAAGAATTTGTCCAGCGTAAACAAATCCGCCACAATCTGTCTCTAAATTTTGGCGGTCTACTTTCTGAACTCAAATTTGAGTTCCCGAGTGAATATATTTTTAGAATCATACCCGCAGAAACGCTTGCATTTAAGTTCGGCAAAGAGCTTTATCACCCGCGCTTCGTAACTGCAGTTTTCGGAACAATCCCGCAAGTCTATGAGCGTTGTTATGTCGAAGCAACGCCGAGCAATATCTTCATTTTTGTTGAAGTTCTAAGTAGCAAAAAATCTCAATACATTTCGCCTAGCATGCTTGAATGTGATAATGCTTTAAGGACAAGTGGGATCTTCCCGAATTTTATCGAGAGCATTAAAGCGTCGTTAAAAAATTAATTTACTGTCTTTTATTTTGATTGGCTCAAATATGAACATATTCAAGCTCATAAAAATCTCAGTTTTTGCTTTAATCATCTGCTCCCTAGCAAACTGCCAGGTCTCAGATAAAATCAAGGAATTAACAGACAAACCTTCACGTAAGCCACTCGATCGCTCATTAATTGGTGTAAATAATTTCTTTGTTGAGTCGGGTTTTGGCTCAATTAACACTCAGTATCGCGATATTAAATCAAATCTAAAAATACCCTATGTCAGGGTCTTATTGGCTTGGACTGATGCTGTGCAACCCAGTCCCGGGGCAAGTCCTAATTATTCTTTTTTTGATTCGATCTTAAATCAAGTGCCAGCAGGTGTTGATATCTTGCCTGTGGTCGTGCATACCCCAAATTGGATGAATAATCCTGCAAATTGGATTGATGCTAATCCTAGGAAGACTTGGGTTGAGCGTTGGCTTAAGCCAACTGTGCAGCGCTATGCGAGTAATAACAAAATTGTCGGCTGGGAAGTTTGGAACGAGCCAGATTTGACGGTCGTAGCTTCCGATACAGCTCTTGGCTTAACTGATCCTGCAAAGTATCTTGAGTTGCTGCAATTTTCTCGTGATGCAATTAAAGCTGCAGACCCTGGAACGCAGATCGTCATTGCCGCAACCCAATCAATTCAGCAAAACTATCCCGATCATTTAAATTATAATCGCACCCTGCGCGATCTTGGCGCACGAAACTTAGTTGACGTCTGGAACATTCATTATTATGGGGAACAATTTGAAAAAGTTTCTGCAAGTGGAGATATCGCAGATTTCCTGAATAGTCTGAATATGCCAATTTGGGTAACTGAATCAGGGCAACAAGGTCCGAATAATCAGCTCGCCTACGCTGAAACGACTTGGCCATTTCTTAAAGATAAAATCCCAAATATCTCACGCATTTACTACTATATCTATGCGTCTTCTTTTAGCCCAGTTGAACAAAATTATGGCTTAAGGACTTCAAATTCGAGTCTCCCTGTGTCTGATCTCTATGTCCACTTGAGAGACAACTAAAGCTGTTAATTCGCACTATATTGCTATTGTCAGGTTACCTCTCAGTCTATGTGTAACCCGCACAGCAATTGAATAACTTGATTTCCCCCTTGAAAGAGTCATGATTCATTAAAAAAACAACTATTTTTTAATAGATTCGGGCATCTAAATTAAATAGAAGTTATAAAGAAAGATAAATATGACTAGTAACGGACAAAACGGCAAACATCATCCTGCTGACCATCACTATGACGCAATCGTAATTGGTAGTGGTCCATCAGGCCAGAAGGCAGCAATACAAGCGGCAAAGCTTCGTAAACGTGTAGCAATCATTGAGCAAGAGTCAGTCGTTGGAGGGGTTTGCACAAATACTGGCACAATCCCTAGCAAGTCATTCCGAGAAGCTGTCTTATATCTTTCAGGATTTAGAGAGCGATCGATCTACGGTTCTTCGTATCGTGTTAAATCGCGCATCACCATGGATGATTTAACTTTTCGGATCGATAATATTATCAATCATGAACAAAATGTGATCAATGCACAACTTGCCAGAAATCAGATTGAAATAATTTACGGAAAAGCAAGTTTTGTTGATGAGAATCGCATTCTTGTGCAGCAAGATGGCGGCATCCTCACTAAAAGCGCGGATAATTTTGTGATTGCCGTAGGAACGAAACCACACCATCCCGACGGTTTCGAACTCGACGGTGATAAAATTGTAGATTCCGATGGAATCTTAAACCTCAAAGAATTACCTAGAAATCTGACAATTGTTGGCGGTGGTATCGTCGGGGTTGAATATGCCTCGATGTTTGCTGTGCTCGGTGTGCCAGTAACATTAATTGAACAGAAACAACAATTGCTGAGCTTTGTTGACCGAGAAATTGTCGAGGCTCTGCATTATCATTTACGCTCGCTAAGAATTACCTTGCGACTAGGAGAGCAAGTTTCTGGTGTTTCACGCCGCGAAGATGGACAAGTGGAAACACGCTTGATGAGTGGTAAAAAAGTTGTCAGCGATGTAGTTTTAGTTTCTGCTGGCCGACAAGGCGCAGTTGATGGGTTAAATCTCGCTGTTCTTGGGATTGAGCCAGATAGCTATGGACGAATCAAGGTCAACGAGCATTATCAAACAACCCAGTCAAACGTATACGCAGTAGGTGACATTATCGGATTCCCCGCGCTCTCTTCCACAGGAATGCACCAAGGGCGAATCGCTGCAAGCCATGCCTTCGGGGTGCATGACGATGCAAAGCAAATTCCGCTACCCTACGGCATTTATACAATTCCTGAAATTTCTCTAGTCGGCGAAACCGAAGATTCACTAACACAAAAGCAAATCCCCTACGAAACTGGGATTGCACGTTATCGAGAAATGGCTCGTGGCATGCTCATTGGCGATGAGGTTGGCATGCTTAAGGTAATCTTCCATCTCGAGACCAAGCAACTTCTTGGCGTACATATCATAGGCGAGGGGGCGACTGAACTAATTCATGTCGGTCAAGCCGTACTACACCTCGGCGGCGGTCTTGATTATTTGACGTCATGCGTTTTTAACTATCCAACACTCAGTGAGTGCTACAAGGTAGCGGCACTCGATGGTCTGAATAAAATAAGAACATAAATGTGGAAGCAAAGTCAGGAACAATAATTTTTGTTGATGACGATTTACAGGCTTCGCGAACACTAATTCGTAGCCTCGAAAGGCATGCCGCAAGTTTTAAATGCCTCGCCGCAGCAACGGCAGAAGAAGCACTGCAGCTAGCCGACAAAATTCACCCCGAAGCAATGGTCGTCGATTTATCGCTAAACGATAAAGAAGGCCCGGAGAGTGGGCTTAAGCTACTTTCTAGCCTCTTAGATCTCACTCCCATAACACGTTTACTCGTACTTACCGGACATGGCTCTGAAAATTACGGCAGGCGGGCAATCAAATTAGGCGCCCAAAGTTTTCTGACAAAGCCAGTTGAGGTCGCAACGCTACTGCCATTACTGGAGGATGCAATTCGTTTTGCAAAACTTAAGCAAGAGTATCAAGCCCAAAGTAACTTAAGTTTAGAGTTAAAAAAAGCAACAGGCCTTTCGAGTCGCAACAAAAAAATGCAGGCAGTGCTAGAAGCAGTGCATTTTGCAGCAACCCATTCCCAGCCCGTGCTGCTGATCGGGGAAACAGGGACAGGTAAGGGTGTAATTGCTCAAGCAATTCATCGTATTTCAAAACGCTCCAATAAACGTTTCGTGCGCTATCAACCTTCGACTGGATCTGCTGACCTCGTCTCGAGCGAACTTTTCGGGCATAAAAAAGGAGCATTTACTGGAGCAACAGAGAGTCGCGGTGGAATTATCGAGGAAGCTAACGGCGGGACGCTTTTTCTAGACGAAGTTGACGCTCTACCCGAGGCAACTCAAATCTTACTCTTGCATACACTACAAGAAAAAATTTATCGTCAAATCGGCTCAAATCAAGACTTGCGATCTGATTTCCGCTTAATCTCCGCAACCAATACTAAACATGATGATTTAACTAAGCCTGGCAAATTGCGCCTTGATTTTTATCATCGCATCGCGCACTTAATTATTGAATTGCCAGCGCTGCGAGAACATTTGGAAGATATTGAACATTTAGCCGTTGAACACCTGCAGCTTTTAACTACGCGTGATAATCTTAATGTTCATTCATTTTCCACTCAAGCTATCGCCCGACTAAATTCATACCGCTATCCAGGGAATGTTCGTGAACTTTTAGCAATCGTCGAACGTGCTGCCTTTACAGCGCAATATAAAGGTCAGCGTATCATTCAAGCTGAGGATGTTCCGATTGATACACGTAAGCGGCTTACCTTTAAATCCCCGCAAACTTTGAGAGAGCGCGTGCAGGATTTTGAGAAAAATTTAATTCAAGAAGCTCTAGCAGAAGCAAAAGGAAACATTTCTCAAGCAGCTAAACTACTTGGCTTAGATCGCACCTCACTGCATAGAATTTTAAAGCGCGAAGAATAAATCAGCTCTGTTTTAATTGTTTGATTAGCGCTGTTCTAAAACGTGAATGCTTTTGAACAGCCTTAACAAATTGTCGTTCTAAGTCCCGTTGCTTGAGATTAAATATTTCTACCAGCTTTAATTG
Above is a window of bacterium DNA encoding:
- the sthA gene encoding Si-specific NAD(P)(+) transhydrogenase, yielding MTSNGQNGKHHPADHHYDAIVIGSGPSGQKAAIQAAKLRKRVAIIEQESVVGGVCTNTGTIPSKSFREAVLYLSGFRERSIYGSSYRVKSRITMDDLTFRIDNIINHEQNVINAQLARNQIEIIYGKASFVDENRILVQQDGGILTKSADNFVIAVGTKPHHPDGFELDGDKIVDSDGILNLKELPRNLTIVGGGIVGVEYASMFAVLGVPVTLIEQKQQLLSFVDREIVEALHYHLRSLRITLRLGEQVSGVSRREDGQVETRLMSGKKVVSDVVLVSAGRQGAVDGLNLAVLGIEPDSYGRIKVNEHYQTTQSNVYAVGDIIGFPALSSTGMHQGRIAASHAFGVHDDAKQIPLPYGIYTIPEISLVGETEDSLTQKQIPYETGIARYREMARGMLIGDEVGMLKVIFHLETKQLLGVHIIGEGATELIHVGQAVLHLGGGLDYLTSCVFNYPTLSECYKVAALDGLNKIRT
- a CDS encoding sigma-54-dependent Fis family transcriptional regulator, whose protein sequence is MEAKSGTIIFVDDDLQASRTLIRSLERHAASFKCLAAATAEEALQLADKIHPEAMVVDLSLNDKEGPESGLKLLSSLLDLTPITRLLVLTGHGSENYGRRAIKLGAQSFLTKPVEVATLLPLLEDAIRFAKLKQEYQAQSNLSLELKKATGLSSRNKKMQAVLEAVHFAATHSQPVLLIGETGTGKGVIAQAIHRISKRSNKRFVRYQPSTGSADLVSSELFGHKKGAFTGATESRGGIIEEANGGTLFLDEVDALPEATQILLLHTLQEKIYRQIGSNQDLRSDFRLISATNTKHDDLTKPGKLRLDFYHRIAHLIIELPALREHLEDIEHLAVEHLQLLTTRDNLNVHSFSTQAIARLNSYRYPGNVRELLAIVERAAFTAQYKGQRIIQAEDVPIDTRKRLTFKSPQTLRERVQDFEKNLIQEALAEAKGNISQAAKLLGLDRTSLHRILKREE